From Streptomyces sp. HUAS MG91, the proteins below share one genomic window:
- a CDS encoding methylmalonyl-CoA mutase family protein: protein MARASESGLPIEPVYGPSDLDGWDPQQKLGEPGGYPFTRGVYPTMYTGRPWTMRQYAGFGTATESNARYQQLIANGTTGLSVAFDLPTQMGHDSDAPLASGEVGKVGVAIDSVDDMRVLFDGIPLDKVSTSMTINAPAALLLLMYQLVGEEQGVAADRLTGTIQNDVLKEYIARGTYIFPPKPSLRLIADIFKYCRAEIPKWNTISISGYHMAEAGASPAQEIAFTLADGIEYVRTAVAAGMDVDDFAPRLSFFFVARTTILEEVAKFRAARRIWARVMKEEFGAENPKSLMLRFHTQTAGVQLTAQQPEVNLVRVAVQGLGAVLGGTQSLHTNSFDEAIALPTDKSARLALRTQQVLAYETDVTATVDPFAGSYVVERMTDDVEAAALALMERVEDLGGAVSAIEHGFQKSEIERSAYRIAQETDSGERVVVGVNRYQLDEEEPYEPLRVDPAIEAQQAERLARLRAERDQKAVDTALAALKEAAADDTSNVLYPMKDALRARATVGEVCDALRGVWGTYVPSDTF from the coding sequence ATGGCGCGCGCATCCGAGTCCGGACTGCCCATCGAGCCGGTCTACGGCCCGTCGGATCTCGACGGCTGGGACCCGCAACAGAAGCTCGGCGAACCGGGCGGCTATCCCTTCACCCGCGGCGTCTACCCGACCATGTACACCGGCCGCCCGTGGACGATGCGCCAGTACGCCGGGTTCGGCACGGCCACCGAGTCCAACGCCCGCTACCAGCAGCTCATCGCCAACGGCACGACAGGCCTGTCGGTCGCCTTCGACCTGCCGACCCAGATGGGCCACGACAGCGACGCGCCCCTCGCCTCGGGCGAGGTCGGCAAGGTCGGGGTCGCCATCGACTCGGTCGACGACATGCGGGTGCTCTTCGACGGCATCCCGCTGGACAAGGTGTCGACGTCGATGACGATCAACGCCCCCGCCGCCCTGCTGCTCCTGATGTACCAACTGGTCGGCGAGGAGCAGGGGGTGGCCGCCGACCGGCTGACGGGGACGATCCAGAACGACGTGCTCAAGGAGTACATCGCCCGCGGCACCTACATCTTCCCGCCCAAGCCGTCGCTGCGGCTGATCGCGGACATCTTCAAGTACTGCCGGGCCGAGATCCCGAAGTGGAACACCATCTCCATCTCCGGCTACCACATGGCCGAGGCGGGGGCCTCGCCCGCGCAGGAGATCGCCTTCACCCTCGCCGACGGCATCGAGTACGTGCGCACCGCCGTCGCCGCCGGCATGGACGTCGACGACTTCGCCCCGCGCCTGTCCTTCTTCTTCGTGGCCCGCACGACGATCCTGGAGGAGGTCGCCAAGTTCCGTGCCGCGCGCCGCATCTGGGCCCGGGTGATGAAGGAGGAGTTCGGCGCCGAGAACCCCAAGTCGCTGATGCTCCGCTTCCACACCCAGACGGCCGGGGTGCAGCTGACCGCCCAGCAGCCGGAGGTGAACCTGGTCCGGGTCGCCGTCCAGGGCCTCGGCGCCGTCCTCGGCGGCACCCAGTCGCTGCACACCAACTCCTTCGACGAGGCCATCGCCCTGCCGACCGACAAGTCCGCCCGCCTCGCCCTGCGCACCCAGCAGGTCCTCGCCTACGAGACCGACGTCACCGCCACCGTCGACCCCTTCGCCGGGTCCTACGTCGTCGAGAGGATGACGGACGACGTGGAGGCCGCCGCCCTCGCGCTCATGGAACGGGTCGAGGACCTGGGCGGCGCGGTCAGCGCGATCGAGCACGGCTTCCAGAAGTCCGAGATCGAGCGCTCCGCCTACCGCATCGCCCAGGAGACCGACTCCGGCGAGCGCGTCGTGGTCGGCGTCAACCGCTACCAGCTCGACGAGGAGGAGCCCTACGAGCCGCTCCGCGTCGACCCCGCCATCGAGGCCCAGCAGGCCGAGCGGCTGGCCCGGCTGCGCGCCGAGCGCGACCAGAAGGCGGTGGACACCGCGCTGGCCGCCCTGAAGGAGGCCGCCGCCGACGACACCAGCAACGTCCTGTACCCGATGAAGGACGCCCTGCGGGCCCGTGCCACGGTCGGCGAGGTCTGCGACGCGCTGCGCGGGGTGTGGGGCACCTACGTCCCCTCCGACACGTTCTGA
- the leuE gene encoding leucine efflux protein LeuE, protein MLGVIDLPTYLAGLVLIVLLPGPNSLYVLSVAARRGIRTGYKAAAGVWCGDTVLMTLSAAGVASLLQANDVIFSIVKYAGAGYLTWLAVGMLRAALSMWRTRRERLAAEVSGEPAGEAQERPFRRAFVISLLNPKAILFFIAFFVQFVDPSYAYPAVSFVVLGAFAQIASVLYLSALIFSGTRLAAAFRRRKRLSAGATSAAGVLFLGFAVKLSLASV, encoded by the coding sequence ATGCTGGGTGTCATCGATCTTCCGACCTATCTCGCGGGTCTCGTCCTCATCGTCCTCCTCCCGGGGCCGAACTCGCTGTACGTGCTCTCCGTCGCCGCCCGCCGCGGCATACGCACCGGCTACAAGGCCGCCGCCGGAGTCTGGTGCGGGGACACCGTCCTGATGACCCTGTCCGCCGCCGGTGTCGCCTCCCTGCTCCAGGCCAACGACGTGATCTTCAGCATCGTGAAGTACGCGGGCGCCGGCTATCTCACCTGGCTCGCGGTCGGCATGCTGCGCGCCGCCCTGTCGATGTGGCGCACCCGCCGTGAGCGGCTCGCCGCCGAGGTGTCCGGGGAGCCGGCGGGAGAGGCCCAGGAGCGTCCGTTCCGCCGCGCCTTCGTGATCAGCCTCCTCAACCCGAAGGCGATCCTGTTCTTCATCGCCTTCTTCGTGCAGTTCGTCGACCCCTCGTACGCCTACCCGGCGGTCTCCTTCGTGGTCCTCGGCGCCTTCGCGCAGATCGCGAGCGTCCTGTACCTCTCGGCCCTGATCTTCAGCGGCACCCGGCTCGCCGCCGCCTTCCGCCGCCGCAAGCGCCTGTCGGCCGGTGCCACGTCGGCGGCCGGGGTGCTGTTCCTCGGCTTCGCGGTGAAGCTGTCGCTGGCCAGCGTGTAG
- a CDS encoding Uma2 family endonuclease, translated as MAAVLHEMTIGEAVDRLSRALPRHRVEVLKGNIVVTPPPDGPHQETVGELVHLFRQVGGRDAGVKGLPGIGLWLGTGPDDRAEPDWAIVEADYKDAHVKQNYYAATVFRLVLEVTSSNWENDLITKVESYAGARIPVYVVADRKHDQVVLFSEPLGESYGGRTVYKRGETVPVPESVGVALELPVDMLLDGDGD; from the coding sequence GTGGCGGCCGTACTGCACGAGATGACGATCGGTGAAGCTGTCGACCGTCTGTCCAGGGCGCTGCCCAGGCACCGTGTGGAGGTCCTGAAGGGGAACATCGTCGTGACACCACCGCCGGATGGGCCGCACCAGGAAACGGTGGGCGAGCTCGTCCACCTCTTCCGGCAGGTCGGAGGGCGAGACGCCGGAGTCAAGGGGTTGCCCGGCATCGGGCTCTGGCTCGGCACCGGGCCGGACGACCGCGCGGAGCCGGACTGGGCGATCGTCGAGGCCGACTACAAGGACGCTCACGTCAAGCAGAACTACTACGCCGCGACCGTCTTCCGCCTGGTTCTCGAAGTGACCTCGTCCAACTGGGAGAACGACCTCATCACGAAGGTCGAGTCCTACGCCGGCGCACGCATCCCGGTCTACGTCGTCGCCGATCGCAAGCATGACCAAGTGGTGCTGTTCAGCGAGCCGCTGGGTGAGTCCTATGGCGGGCGCACGGTCTACAAGCGAGGGGAGACGGTCCCCGTGCCGGAGAGCGTCGGGGTGGCGCTTGAGCTGCCCGTCGACATGCTCCTCGACGGCGACGGCGACTGA
- a CDS encoding L,D-transpeptidase family protein has protein sequence MRSVVIRSTLAATGVLALVGGCRAQVVEGGASAHPSAAASAGASAPSSPAPSASRPASGDDAKPSGSGSPSATAPAKPGRTLWSSGDEGKEVRELQARLRQVAWLFDGPTGTYGASTVKAVEGFQGKRGLPRTGTTDTVTWQRLLRMTHEPSRDELYASGGRPAAKPDPRCMTGRVLCISKTSRTLSWMVDGKRLMTTDVRFGSQYTPTREGVFHVNFKSRHHVSTIYHTPMPYAMFFSGGQAVHYSSDFAARGYAGASHGCVNVRDEGKIASLFAQVHAGDKVVVYW, from the coding sequence ATGCGGTCAGTTGTCATACGGAGCACGCTCGCCGCCACCGGGGTGCTGGCCCTGGTCGGCGGTTGCCGGGCACAGGTGGTCGAGGGCGGTGCGTCGGCGCATCCCTCGGCGGCGGCGTCCGCGGGCGCTTCGGCGCCGTCGTCCCCGGCTCCCTCCGCGTCCCGTCCGGCGTCGGGCGACGACGCCAAGCCGTCCGGTTCCGGGTCCCCGTCCGCCACCGCGCCCGCGAAGCCGGGCCGGACGCTGTGGTCGTCCGGGGACGAGGGGAAGGAGGTGCGGGAGCTGCAGGCGCGGCTGCGGCAGGTGGCGTGGCTGTTCGACGGGCCGACGGGGACGTACGGGGCCTCGACGGTGAAGGCGGTCGAGGGTTTCCAGGGCAAGCGCGGGCTGCCGCGCACCGGGACGACCGACACCGTGACCTGGCAGCGGCTGCTGCGGATGACCCACGAGCCGAGCCGGGACGAGTTGTACGCCTCGGGCGGCCGGCCCGCGGCGAAGCCGGATCCGCGCTGCATGACGGGCCGGGTGCTGTGCATCAGCAAGACCAGCCGGACGCTGTCGTGGATGGTCGACGGCAAGCGGCTGATGACGACGGACGTGCGGTTCGGGTCCCAGTACACGCCGACCCGCGAGGGAGTCTTCCACGTGAACTTCAAGTCCCGGCACCACGTCTCGACGATCTACCACACGCCCATGCCGTACGCGATGTTCTTCAGCGGCGGCCAGGCGGTGCACTACTCGTCGGACTTCGCGGCCCGCGGTTACGCCGGCGCCTCGCACGGCTGCGTGAACGTCAGGGACGAGGGGAAGATCGCGAGCCTGTTCGCCCAGGTCCACGCGGGCGACAAGGTCGTCGTCTACTGGTGA
- a CDS encoding RNA polymerase sigma factor has translation MLGDDAELTAAVLAAQDGDEAAFRTVYRAVHPRLLGYLRTLVGEPDAEDVASESWLQIARDLERFEGDADRFRGWAARIARNRALDHIRMRGRRPAVGGDETELTGRPAASDTADEAMESLATGDAMALIAQLPQDQAEAVVLRVVVGLDAKSAAQTLGKRPGAVRTAAHRGLKRLAELLGADTQNNREDPGGPDTPGTRNDPGALVALPQPRQPRTRTVTSAGVTQSRTRTQKDM, from the coding sequence GTGCTGGGGGACGACGCGGAGCTGACCGCCGCGGTGCTTGCGGCACAGGACGGGGACGAGGCCGCGTTCCGGACTGTGTACCGCGCCGTGCATCCGAGGCTGCTCGGATATCTACGCACACTCGTCGGTGAACCGGACGCCGAGGACGTCGCGTCGGAGTCCTGGCTGCAGATCGCCAGGGACCTGGAGCGGTTCGAGGGCGACGCCGACCGGTTCCGCGGCTGGGCCGCCAGGATCGCGCGCAACCGCGCCCTGGACCACATACGCATGCGGGGACGCCGGCCCGCCGTAGGCGGTGACGAGACCGAACTCACCGGCAGACCCGCCGCATCCGACACCGCCGACGAGGCGATGGAGTCCCTCGCCACCGGCGACGCCATGGCGCTGATCGCCCAACTGCCGCAGGACCAGGCCGAGGCCGTCGTGCTGCGCGTCGTCGTCGGGCTCGACGCGAAGAGTGCCGCGCAGACCCTCGGCAAGCGGCCGGGGGCCGTCCGCACGGCCGCCCACCGCGGCCTGAAGCGGCTCGCGGAACTCCTCGGCGCGGACACCCAGAACAACAGGGAGGACCCGGGAGGACCGGACACCCCGGGAACCCGGAACGACCCCGGAGCCCTCGTCGCGCTGCCGCAGCCGAGGCAACCGAGAACACGCACGGTGACGTCCGCCGGTGTGACGCAATCGCGTACGCGGACGCAGAAGGACATGTGA
- a CDS encoding RNA polymerase sigma factor: protein MGQAGEPRRTHVYDEELGDAVARAQGGDETAFAVAYRLVQPGLLGYLRGLVGDEAEDVAAEAWLEIARDLGRFRGDGAGFRGWTATIARYRALDLLRRQRARPRPSGTEQDVLDLPAAHNTAEQVLETLSTEHALALIADLPPDQAEAVLLRVVVGLDGPAAARVLGKRPGAVRTAAYRGLKRLARQLTAGGGTGAGTGEGPDEKREV, encoded by the coding sequence TTGGGCCAGGCAGGGGAGCCTCGTCGTACGCATGTGTACGACGAGGAACTGGGCGACGCCGTCGCACGGGCCCAGGGAGGCGACGAGACGGCGTTCGCCGTGGCCTACCGGCTCGTCCAGCCCGGACTGCTCGGCTATCTGCGCGGACTCGTCGGCGACGAGGCGGAGGACGTCGCCGCCGAGGCCTGGCTGGAGATCGCCCGGGACCTGGGGCGTTTCCGCGGCGACGGCGCCGGGTTCCGCGGCTGGACCGCGACCATCGCCCGGTACCGCGCCCTCGACCTGCTGCGGCGGCAGCGGGCGCGGCCGCGCCCGTCCGGCACCGAACAGGACGTGCTCGACCTGCCGGCCGCCCACAACACCGCCGAACAGGTCCTGGAGACGCTCTCCACCGAGCACGCCCTCGCGCTCATCGCCGACCTCCCGCCCGACCAGGCCGAGGCGGTACTGCTGCGTGTCGTCGTCGGTCTCGACGGGCCCGCCGCCGCCCGCGTGCTCGGCAAACGGCCCGGTGCCGTGCGCACGGCGGCGTACCGGGGGCTGAAGCGGCTCGCGCGACAGCTCACGGCGGGCGGGGGCACAGGTGCCGGAACAGGTGAGGGACCGGATGAGAAGCGCGAGGTGTGA